From a region of the Fusarium verticillioides 7600 chromosome 9, whole genome shotgun sequence genome:
- a CDS encoding pectate lyase plyB, which yields MKFTSAVTTFFATLALASPLESRDALLKRQAAEPCTVGYCTQNGGTTGGAKGSTVTVTTVAALIEAAKRTEPLTIIVSGKLTGSDKVRPASDKTIIGAAGSSITGVGFYVRRQKNVILRNLKIAKVDASNGDAIGIDESTNVWVDHCDLSGDLSLGKDDLDGLLDISHGADWITVSNTYFHDHWKGSLIGHSDSNASEDKGKLHITYANNYWKNVSSRQPLIRFATVHIVNNYWDGILLSGVNTRMGAQVLVQSSAFANSVERAIFFADSKETGYAVVEDVDLGGSVNSAPKGTLTSASLPYKVTLLGSGKVASTIPGTAGQKL from the exons atgaagttcactTCAGCCGTTACCACTTTCTTCGCCACCTTGGCACTGGCTTCTCCGCTTGAGAGCCGCGATGCCCTCCTCAAGCGCCAAGCTGCGGAGCCTTGCACCGTCGGATACTGCACCCAGAACGGCGGTACCACTGGCGGTGCCAAGGGCTcgactgtcactgtcaccaCAGTCGCTGCTCTCATTGAAGCTGCTAAACGCACTGAGCCTCTCACCATCATTGTCTCTGGCAAGTTGACAGGCAGCGATAAGGTTCGACCTGCGTCTGACAAGACTAtcattggtgctgctggaagCT CCATCACTGGAGTTGGCTTCTATGTTCGTCGCCAGAAGAACGTTATTCTTCGAAACctcaagatcgccaaggtTGATGCTTCCAACGGCGATGCTATCGGTATTGATGAGTCTACCAACGTTTGGGTTGACCACTGTGATCTATCCGGTGATTTAAGTCTTGGAAAAGACGACctcgatggtcttcttgacattTCTCATGGTGCTGACTGGATCACTGTGTCCAACACCTACTTCCACGACCAC TGGAAGGGCTCTCTGATCGGTCACTCTGACAGCAACGCCTCAGAGGACAAGGGCAAGCTCCACATCACCTACGCCAACAACTACTGGAAGAACGTCAGTAGCCGCCAGCCCCTCATCCGGTTCGCTACCGTGCACATTGTCAACAACTACTGGGACGGCATCCTGCTCTCCGGTGTCAACACCCGCATGGGCGCTCAAGTTCTCGTTCAGAGCTCTGCTTTCGCCAACTCTGTTGAGAGAGCTATCTTCTTTGCTGATTCCAAGGAGACTGGCtatgctgttgttgaggatgttgatctcgGTGGTTCAGTCAACTCTGCTCCCAAGGGTACTCTCACTTCTGCTTCGCTTCCTTACAAGGTTACACTTCTTGGATCTGGAAAGGTTGCTTCTACTATTCCGGGTACTGCTGGTCAGAAGCTGTAA